One part of the Eublepharis macularius isolate TG4126 chromosome 16, MPM_Emac_v1.0, whole genome shotgun sequence genome encodes these proteins:
- the LOC129344220 gene encoding chymotrypsinogen B-like: protein MNILWFLSCAAIASAVQSCGVPAIEPVISGYTRIVNGEEAVPGSWPWQVSLQEKSGWHFCGGSLVSENWVVTAAHCGVTKSNVVVLGEHDRSSSVENIQKLAVEKVFTHPDWDPVAINNDIALIKLATPAQITAKVSPVCLTDAADEFKSGDLCATSGWGKTRYNALVTPNKLQQTALPLLSNEQCKESWGSNISDLMICAGAAGSSSCMGDSGGPLVCQNNGVWKLVGIVSWGSSRCSTTTPAVYARVSALREWAETIMAEN, encoded by the exons ATGAATATCTTGTGGTTTCTCTCCTGCGCGGCAATCGCCAGCGCTGTGCAGA gctgtggtgtccctgcgaTTGAGCCCGTCATTAGTGGCTACACCCGTATTGTTAACGGGGAAGAAGCAGTGCCTGGATCGTGGCCCTGGCAGGTCTCTTTGCAG GAGAAGAGCGGGTGGCACTTTTGTGGCGGGTCTCTTGTCAGCGAGAACTGGGTGGTGACTGCGGCCCACTGTGGGGTGAC GAAGTCCAACGTTGTAGTGCTCGGAGAACATGACCGCAGCTCTTCTGTGGAGAATATACAAAAGTTGGCTGTTGAAAAG GTCTTCACTCACCCGGACTGGGACCCCGTTGCCATCAACAATGACATTGCCCTGATCAAGCTGGCCACCCCTGCCCAGATCACTGCCAAGGTGTCCCCCGTGTGCCTGACAGATGCTGCAGACGAGTTCAAGAGCGGTGACCTCTGTGCCACCAGCGGGTGGGGCAAGACACGCTACAATG CCTTAGTTACCCCCAACAAGTTGCAGCAAACGGCCCTGCCTCTGCTATCCAATGAGCAATGCAAGGAGTCCTGGGGCAGCAACATTTCGGACTTGATGATCTGTGCGGGTGCAGCTGGCTCCTCTTCATGCATG GGTGATTCGGGTGGGCCTCTTGTGTGCCAGAACAATGGAGTTTGGAAGCTGGTGGGCATCGTGTCTTGGGGAAGCAGCCGATGCTCTACCACCACCCCTGCCGTGTATGCTCGTGTCAGTGCCCTCCGTGAATGGGCTGAGACAATCATGGCAGAGAACTGA